A DNA window from Pyrus communis chromosome 3, drPyrComm1.1, whole genome shotgun sequence contains the following coding sequences:
- the LOC137728703 gene encoding alanine--tRNA ligase, chloroplastic/mitochondrial-like isoform X3, giving the protein MLGNFSFGDYFKKEAIQWAWELSTVEFGLPADRLWISVFEDDNEAFEIWHDEVGFPVERIKRMGEEDNFWTSGVTGPCGPCSEIYYDFHPERGYAAIDLNDDTRFIEFYNLVFMEFNKKDDGSLEPLKQKNIDTGLGLERMARILQKVSNNYETDLIYPIIEKTSELAKVPYGLADDQSKLNLKIIGDHMRAVVYLISDGVVPSNIGRGYVVRRLIRRAVRTGRMLGIKGDGQGNLEGAFLPTIAGKVIELSTYIYPDLKNRIPRILEELKREELKFVQTLERGEKYLDQMLVDSLLSARESGTAPCLSGKDAFLLYDTYGFPVEITAEVAEERGVSIDMNGFDIEMENQRRQSQAAHSAVKLSMGNSADVTKDVGDTKFLGYETLSATAVVESLIVNGSPVLQVSEGSEVEVLLNRTPFYAESGGQIGDHGFLYIPQGENQYKAVMEIIDVQKSMGNIFVHKGTIKEGALEVGREVEAAVDARLRQRAKVHHTATHLLQSALKKAIGQETSQAGSLVAFERLRFDFNFHRPLTDSELAEIESLVNKWVGDATPLQTKVMPLADAKGAGAIAMFGEKYGEEVRVVEVPGVSMELCGGTHVSNTSEIRGFKIISEQGIASGIRRIEAVAGDAFIEYVNARDYYMKQLCSTLKVKAEEVTNRVDNLLEELRMTRNEASTLREKAAVYKASIMASKAISVGTSQKVSVLVESMEDTDADSLKKAADYLIETLEDPAAVILGSCPGDEKVSLVAAFTPGVVNLGIQAGKFIGPIAKLCGGGGGGRPNFAQAGGRKPENLSSALEKARSEIISVLSEKAS; this is encoded by the exons TGGTCCATGTGGTCCATGTTCTGAGATTTATTATGATTTCCATCCTGAGAGGGGCTATGCTGCCATT GATCTGAATGATGATACGAGGTTTATAGAGTTTtacaatttagtttttatggaattcaacaagaaggatgaCGGCTCACTTGAACCCTTGAAACAGAAGAATATAGATACTGGGCTTGGCTTGGAGCGTATGGCTCGCATTCTTCAGAAG GTTTCAAACAACTATGAAACCGACTTGATCTATCCAATTATAGAGAAAACCTCAGAATTGGCAAAAGTACCGTATGGTCTAGCTGATGATCAATCAAAACTGAACCTCAAA ATTATAGGAGATCACATGCGTGCAGTTGTATATCTCATATCAGATGGGGTTGTTCCATCAAATATTGGAAGAGGTTATGTCGTTCGACGGCTTATTAGAAGAGCCGTTCGTACTGGTAGGATGCTGGGTATAAAGGGAGATGGTCAGGGAAACCTTGAAGGAGCATTTTTACCAACCATTGCAGGAAAAGTAATCGAGTTGAGCACCTACATATATCCAGATTTGAAAAATAGAATACCCCGCATTCTTGAGGAGTTGAAAAGGGAAGAACTTAAATTTGTGCAGACATTGGAGAGAGGGGAAAAATATCTTGACCAAATGCTAGTTGACTCACTGTTAAGTGCAAGAGAAAGTGGGACTGCACCTTGCTTGTCAGGAAAAGATGCATTTCTTTTGTACGATACGTATGGATTTCCTGTTGAAATAACAGCAGAAGTGGCTGAAGAACGTGGTGTAAGTATAGATATGAATGgttttgatattgaaatggaaAACCAAAGGCGTCAATCCCAGGCTGCACATAGTGCTGTTAAACTTTCCATGGGAAATAGTGCAGATGTTACAAAAGATGTTGGGGACACCAAATTTCTTGGATACGAAACCCTTTCTGCAACAGCCGTAGTGGAAAGTCTTATAGTGAATGGGAGCCCTGTCCTACAGGTTTCCGAAGGAAGTGAAGTAGAAGTGTTGCTGAACCGGACACCATTTTATGCAGAATCAGGAGGTCAAATTGGAGATCATGGATTTTTATATATTCCACAAGGTGAAAACCAGTACAAGGCTGTTATGGAGATAATAGATGTCCAAAAATCTATGGGTAACATATTTGTTCATAAGGGTACGATCAAAGAGGGAGCTTTAGAAGTTGGCAGAGAAGTGGAAGCCGCAGTGGATGCAAGACTAAGACAGCGGGCTAAG GTTCATCATACTGCTACTCATTTGCTGCAATCTGCACTCAAGAAAGCTATAGGTCAGGAGACATCACAAGCTGGTTCGTTGGTGGCTTTTGAGCGTCTAAGGTTTGATTTCAACTTCCACCGACCACTTACTGACAGCGAGCTTGCGGAAATTGAAAGTCTGGTTAATAAATGGGTTGGGGATGCAACACCGCTTCAAACTAAAGTGATGCCTCTTGCTGATGCCAAAGGAGCTGGGGCTATAGCAATGTTTGGTGAAAAATATGGTGAAGAG GTTCGTGTTGTAGAGGTTCCTGGAGTATCCATGGAACTTTGTGGTGGGACTCATGTGAGCAATACTTCTGAAATACGTggattcaaaataatttcagaACAGGGTATTGCATCTGGAATCAGGCGTATAGAAGCTGTGGCAGGTGATGCCTTTATTGAATATGTCAATGCCAGAGATTATTACATGAAACAACTATGTTCCACCCTCAAA GTGAAAGCTGAAGAAGTAACGAACAGAGTAGATAATCTATTAGAGGAGTTACGGATGACAAGAAATGAAGCTTCTACCTTGCGGGAAAAAGCAGCAGTTTACAAAGCATCGATCATGGCAAGCAAAGCGATTTCTGTGGGAACTTCACAAAAAGTCAG TGTACTGGTTGAATCCATGGAAGACACTGATGCTGATTCACTAAAAAAAGCAGCCGACTATCTGATAGAGACGCTAGAAGATCCGGCAGCTGTCATTCTGGGCTCTTGTCCAGGTGATGAGAAGGTAAGCCTGGTTGCCGCATTCACCCCAGGAGTTGTCAATTTGGGAATACAGGCGGGGAAGTTCATAGGGCCCATAGCTAAGTTGTGTGGTGGTGGAGGGGGCGGAAGACCCAACTTTGCTCAGGCAGGAGGGCGGAAGCCTGAGAATTTGTCCAGTGCACTTGAAAAAGCTCGGTCCGAGATCATCTCAGTTCTATCTGAAAAGGCAAGTTAA
- the LOC137729727 gene encoding expansin-like A2: protein MSLFICFLFFFLVSSATACDRCVKQSKASFFSTSAALSSGACGYGSLAMGFSGGHLAAGVPSLFKGGAGCGACFQMRCKNTTLCTKQGTIVTLTDLNQSNHTDFVLSSRAFAAMAQKGLDQHILRRGILDVEYKRVPCEYKNQNLSLRVEESSQKPHYLAVKILYQGGQTEIVAMDVAQVGSSNWSFLSRINGAIWDTSRVPAGALQFRFVVTSGYDGKTVWAPNVLPVNWKPGMIYDTKVQITDTAQEGCPHCDDGSWI from the exons atgtctttgtttatttgcttcctcttcttcttcctagtCTCCTCTGCAACTGCTTGTGATCGCTGTGTGAAGCAATCCAAGGCATCCTTTTTCTCTACATCCGCTGCACTTTCAT CTGGGGCTTGTGGGTATGGCTCCTTGGCCATGGGATTTAGTGGTGGACACCTTGCAGCTGGTGTGCCTTCCCTTTTCAAAGGTGGAGCTGGTTGTGGTGCATGCTTTCAG ATGAGATGCAAGAACACAACTCTCTGCACAAAACAAGGGACTATAGTAACTTTGACTGATCTCAATCAAAGTAACCATACAGATTTTGTTCTGAGTAGCAGAGCTTTTGCGGCCATGGCTCAAAAGGGTTTGGACCAACACATTTTGAGACGTGGCATTCTGGATGTGGAGTATAAGAG GGTGCCATGTGAATACAAGAACCAAAATTTATCTTTACGTGTGGAAGAATCAAGCCAGAAGCCTCATTACTTAGCAGTAAAAATTTTGTACCAAGGTGGTCAGACAGAAATTGTAGCCATGGATGTTGCTCAG GTTGGATCTTCAAATTGGAGTTTCCTAAGTCGAATCAACGGGGCAATTTGGGACACGAGTAGGGTTCCGGCGGGGGCGCTACAGTTCCGGTTCGTGGTGACGTCTGGGTATGATGGGAAGACGGTTTGGGCACCGAATGTTCTTCCGGTTAATTGGAAGCCTGGGATGATATATGACACAAAGGTTCAGATCACTGACACTGCGCAAGAGGGGTGCCCTCACTGTGATGATGGGAGCTGGATATGA